The sequence AATTCTTGATAGCGTACATTCTTCATACTTAAGCCCTGTAGAAGGGCTTCTGTCGAAGGCAGATGAAGTGCTGTGCAACGAACCCCACTGTTCCTTGAGGCAACATGCCATTCTTCGAAGCTTCCATGAACAGGTAGTGCTATTGCTAGCCAACCTCCAGGTGTTAATGCAGTAAACCACTCTGCGATTCGATTTGCAGGTTGATTGAGCCAATGCAGTGCAAAGTTTGAAGCAAGTAAGGCAGGTTTGTGGGGCCAAGTTGGTAGGCCAATATTTAAGTCACAGAGTTGTGTTTGGCTTGTGGATCGATTTTGAGCGAGCATTTGCGGGCTTCCATCAACTCTAATTACAGATTTATTTGGGTTAAGTGCTTCCAATGCTTCCGCAAGTAGTCCTGTACCTGCTCCAAGATCCACCCAAATGCCTTGGGGAATTGATTCTTTTGAACATTCTTTTGCCAGGCGCCACGCGAAGGTGCTTTGTAGCTCTGCTTCTGCGTTGTAGTGAGGAGCGGCTTCCCCAAAATTATTGAGAATGATTTTTGGCCAATTGCTGGTCATGGCGAAGTATTTAACCAATTTTCTACGCGATTTATTAATCCTGGAATTAGAAGTAAGTGACTGGCCCCAGGAATCAACCAATGGGTTGGGCCAGTATCAAGATGTTTTTTCAAGTCCTCTATTAACAAATTCCGAGAAGAAGGAACCACTATGGCGTCTTCCGCTCCTTGAACAACCAATACTCTCGCTTGCGGGCTCAAACTTGTTGGTAGCTCATGAGTTTGGATAAGTAATTCAAGATCGGCTTTCAGTTGCTTGCGCCCTTCTAAGGACAGACCTTTATCTATTGGTCCTGGTGGGTACTCACACATTTTTTCTGGTTCACAAGCTTTTCGAAGAAAATTATTTAGCATTGTTTTCTCTTTTGTTGTCCCGATGTGTTTTTTCATGCTTTGCAGAGCAGCGTTTAGATAACGGCGTTCGATTCCAGTAGGCATGAAACGACTGAAACTTCCCAGTAAAACGATATCTGTGGCTTTGCTCAAAACTTGACTTTTGATTAGATGTAGGCCAAGAGAATGCGCTATGACCACCCGCCGCTGGGAAGCCGGGTCAGAAGATTCTTGCCAATCTGGACTACAGGGTGGAATTGTTCCATACCCTCGCTCTGCGCTTTGCCATATCCATTTGGTTTTTTGAAATTGATCAATCCATAATTGCCAAGTGTTACTGTCGCCACTCCATCCGTGCATGGCTATTACTTGTTTCATTGTGCCTTTAAGGCGTTGATTAGTCGTTTTAGTGTCCCTTTTGGTAAGTTTTGACGTAGTGCTATTCGAAGACGGGAAGTCCTTTCAGGGACTGTAGGGGGACGAATTGCCACACTTAGTAGGCCTGACTTTTCTAGTTGATGTTGATAAAAAAGAGTTTTTTCGTCACTGCCGATTATTAGAGGAAGTATCGGACCATTACCTAGAGGGCGACTCCAACCTTCAATTGAAAGTCTAGAGCGCCATTTCTCTGCACGTTGTTGTAGCTTCTCTCCCCAAGTAGGGTTTTTTTTAATTAATTTTAGTGATGCCAATGCTGCTGCAGCTAGTGGTGGTGCAAGGGCTGTGCTGTATTTAAAGGCCCCGCTTGTTTGGAGTAGTTGTTCCTTCAATTTTTTGCTCCCCGCTAAGAAGGCACCCCCACTGCCAAATGCTTTGCCAAATGTTCCGCTCAAAATGGTTGTTTGCACAGCTAGTTCATAACACAGTCCTTTACCTTGGATTCCCATAGTCCCAAGCGAATGCGCTTCATCAACTATGAGTTGTGCTCCATATTTGTCACATAGTTCTGCTATTTCTTTGATTGCTGGGCTTGTGCCTTCCATGCTGAAAAGGCTTTCAGTAAGTACTAGTGGTGATTTATTGGTTTGATGATTTCTACAGATTTTTAAATGTTTCTCTAAATCATTAAGATCATTGTGAGCAAATCTTTTTAGTTTGGCACCACTGGCTTTGACTCCTAACAAAAGGGAATGATGAATAAGCCGGTCGGCTAGGACAGTGGTATGTCTATCGGTTATTGCAATTACTGCCGCAAGATTTGCTTGAAATCCACTAGGAAAAAGTAAAACACTTTCTTGACTGAGCCAATCAGCAAGGGCTTCCTCTAATTCTTGATGAATTGGCCGATGCCCAGTAACTAGTGGTGATGCTCCAGCACCTACACCATCAGCATCGATACTTGTTCTCGCGGCTTCTATGACGTCAGGGTGTCTGCTCAGTCCTAAGTAGTCATTACTTGCAAGGTCTAATAGTGAAATGGCTTTTCCGGACCTTCTATGAACTTTCAATTCACTAGGGCCTTTGCCATGACTCCATGTTCTGAGCTTGCGACGTCTTGCCAGGGGAATAATTTCCATTTTTTAGTGTGGGCGTTAATTCAAGTGATCTTTCTACTAGTGAAGATATTTCATGAGATGTATTGCAAGGTTCTATAGGATTTAGTGAATGAGTTAATCGGCGAACCTTACGACTGCCTCAGATCTCTCCAATGCTCAATTAGATCCTTCAGTGATCTTTCCTTTCGCATTGGATGCTTTTCAAATTGAAGCCATCGATGCTCTAAGTCAGGGTCATTCAGTTGTTGTGAGTGCTCCCACTGGTTCTGGAAAGACATTAGTGGGGGAATATGCGATTTATCGAGCGATTGCTCATAGACAAAAGGTTTTTTATACAACTCCGTTGAAGGCATTATCGAATCAGAAACTTCGAGATTTTCGTAAACAGTTTGGCCCCGAAAACGTTGGGTTAATGACTGGTGATTTAAGTGTAAACAGAGAAGCTTCAATAGTCGTGATGACTACTGAGATCTTTCGGAATATGCTTTATGCGGAAGTTGATGAGCAAGAGGACCCTCTCGCAGAAGTAGAGGCAGTCGTTCTAGATGAGTGTCATTACATGAATGATTCTCAGCGTGGCACTGTCTGGGAGGAATCAATTATTCATTGCCCTTCATCCGTTCAAATAGTTGCTCTGTCAGCAACAATAGCCAATGCTTGTCAACTAACTGATTGGATTCAACAGGTCCATGGTCCTACCCATTTAGTGAGCAGTAAATTCCGTCCAGTACCACTTCTCTATAACTTTTGCAGTGCTAAAGGTCTTCACCCGTTATTGAATGATGCGGGGAATGGATTACACCCTAATTGCAAAGTTTGGCGTGCGCCTAAGGGCTATAAGCGTAAGGGTCGACCTTCTAAACCGCCTCAACCAGAATCTCCACCTGCCAGTTTTGTGGTTTCTCAAATGGCAGATCGAGATATGCTTCCTGCTATTTATTTTATTTTTAGTCGACGTGGCTGTGATAAGGCTGTAAAGGATCTTGGATCACTCTGTTTGGTTACACCTAAAGAGCAGAGTTTGATTCAAAACCGTCTTTTTGAATATACCGCAACAAATTCTGAGGCTGTTCGTAGTGGAATTCACTCTGATGCGTTGTTGCGAGGAATTGCTGCACATCATGCTGGAGTATTACCAGCCTGGAAGGAATTAATTGAGAGCTTATTTCAAGATGGTTTGGTGAAGGTGGTATTTGCAACTGAGACTTTGGCTGCAGGTATCAATATGCCTGCTCGCAGTACAGTTATTTCTACGCTATCTAAACGGACTGAGCGTGGACATAGGTCCTTGATGGGCAGTGAGTTCTTGCAGATGGCAGGTAGAGCAGGCCGTAGAGGACTCGACTCTCAGGGCTATGTGGTCACAGTCCAGAGTCGTTTTGAAGGAGTAAGAGAGGCAGGACAACTAGCTACAAGTTCGGCTGAACCTTTGGTTAGTCAGTTCACACCAAGCTATGGAATGGTTTTGAATCTTTTGCAGCGATATGAACTTGATAAGGCTAAACAGCTTGTAGAGCGTAGTTTTGGACGTTATTTGGCCAGCTTAGACCTTGTTGAAGAGGAAGACTTACTTGAACAACTAAGACATCAATTGGGTACTTTGCAGGGAGTGGCTGGCGATGTCTCTTGGGAAGATTTTGAAGATTATGAGAAACGCCGAGGACGTCTTAAGGAAGAAAGAAGATTATTGCGGATTCTCCAACAACAAGCTGCCGAAACTTTGGCAAATGAGCTCACTATGGCTTTGCAGTTTGCAAGTGTTGGGACTTTGGTGAGTTTAAAAGCACCTCAACTGCATGGACGCATTACACCTGCTGTGATTTTTGACAAGTTAGATGGGCCAGGGCAATTCCCTTTACTGCTTTGTCTTACTGATCAGAATATTTGGCTTTTGGTTCCGTGTCAGGCGGTGGTTAGTTTGCATGCTGAGTTGAGTTGCATGGTTCTTACCGGTATAAATGAGCCTTCAATTAAGAAAATTGGGGAGTTGCGTCATGGGGACGAGCAGAGCAAGGCTTTAGCTTTGGCTATTGCCCATATCGCTACACGGCATGAAATGAGGACTCCTCAATATGATCTTGCTGGTGAGGTTCTGGCTCAAGCAAAATTGGTCAAGACCTTAGAAGAAGACTTAGAAAAACAACCAGTACATCAATGGGGTGATCGCAAAAAGCTCAAGAAACATCGTCGACGTATGGAAGAGTTAGAACTTGAGATTAGGGAACGTCAGCAATTGCTTCATCATCGGGCGAACAGTCACTGGGAAACCTTTTTAGCCTTAATCGAAATTTTGAGACATTTTGGATGCCTAGATGATCTTCTCCCGACCGAAATAGGAAGAACAGTTGCTTCACTGCGTGGAGATAACGAACTTTGGCTCGGGTTAGCATTGATTAGTGGCCATTTGGATGACTTGGATCCTCCGGTGTTGGCAGCAGTTATTGAGGCAATTAGTACTGAAGTAAATCGTCCTGATCTTTGGAGCGGCTTTACTAATTCACCTATAGCTGATGAGGTATTAAATGACCTTTTAGGTATCAGGCGGGAGTTATCACTTGCTCAAAATCGCTCTAAAGTAGTTGTTCCGATTTGGTGGGAGCTCGAGCTAATGGGGCTAGTCGAGGCTTGGGCAAGAGGAACATCATGGGCTGAACTTATTTCGAATACTTCTCTGGATGAAGGTGATGTAGTAAGAATCATGAGAAGAACAATTGATCTACTGTCACAAGTTCCCTATTGCGAGGCGATTAGTGAGCGATTACGCAGTAATGCTCGCTTGGCATTTCAAGCTATTAATCGCTTTCCAGTTTGTGAAGCAGAAGATATATTGAAGACATCGTCAATTCAAGAGCAAAGACTTAACCCTGCGACTGAAAGGGTTTCAGGAGTAGAGAAGAAATAGTTAATTGCTAGACATGGGGAAAGATCATAGATGTAGGATCGACAAGACGATCGAAATCGACTTCATTTATATAGTCAAGCTTTATTGCCGCGTCTCGTAGGCTAATTCTTTTTTGATGAGCATATTGGGCAATTTCACTTGCCTTTTTGTAGCCAATTGCAGGAGTTAATGCTGTAACCAACATTAGTGATTGGTCTAAATCTTCTTGAATTTTTGAATAATTGGGCTGCATGCCTTCTATCATTGCTGATCTGCAACTTTTTGAAGAGTCGTGAAGCATTTCTATGCTATGTAATAGGTTAAAAGCAATCAATGGTTTATAGGCATTCATTTGCAGATGACCACCACTGCCAGCCATAGCAACAGCTACATCTAGACCTATTACTTGAGTACATATCATTGACATTGCCTCACATTGGGTAGGGTTAATCTTCCCAGGCATTATTGAGCTGCCAGGTTCATTTGCAGGTAGGTTCAGCTCGGCTATCCCTGCTCTTGGTCCACAAGACAAGAGGCGGATATCATTGACAATTTTTAGTAGAGTTACAGCCAACAACTTGAGTTGAGACATTGTATTCACTAAGCCATCATGACTCGCCATTAAGGCGAACTTGTTAGAGGCTGGATTGAATGGGAGGCCAGTTAAATCTGAGATTTCTGCAACAATTTCCAAGTCGAATTGGGGCGGAGCATTAAGTCCTGTTCCTACTGCTGTGCCTCCTAATGGCAATGAATATAACTCTTTTAATGCTGCTTCTATGCGGGAATAAGCTGTTGACAACTGTTCTTGCCAGGCAGAAACTTCTTGGCCAAGAGTGATTGGAACAGCGTCCTGTAAATGAGTTCTTCCAATTTTGATTATTCCTTTCCATTCAAGGCTTTTTTGTCCAAGGACTTTTGTTAAATTGGCTAATTGAGGTAGGAGTTTTTTGGTAATCCCTTCAACAGTTGCTATATGGATTGCAGCCGGGAAGGTGTCATTAGTTGATTGTGATTGATTCACATGATCATTTGGATGAATAGGTCTATGACTGCCTAATGGTTCTCCAATTGATTGTGATGCGATGTTGCTAATGACTTCGTTTACATTCATGTTCGTCTGGGTACCGCTCCCGGTTTGCCAGACTCTTAATGGGAATTGGTCGTCATGTAGTCCTTTTGCGATTTCGTTCGATGCTTGTATTATCAAGTCTCGCTTTTTTGTATCAAGTACACCTAAACGGTGATTAACAGTCGCAGCAGCTTTTTTGATTGTGGCTAATGCATAAATCATTTCCATAGGCATGCGATCATCGCTAATGGAGAAATTCAGGAGGGATCTTTGAGTTTGAGCTCCCCAAAGTGCCTCAGCAGGAACTTCAATGGCCCCCATACTGTCTTGTTCTATTCGTAACTGTTTAGACATCTATTTTTTGGTGGTAGTAGTTGGTGTGTACTAGGTCCAATAAAGTACTCAAGTAAGCTGTGTAGGAACAATGAAAGGTCCTAATAATTCATTAGCGAATAGCTTGTAGTCTTTCACGATGTATCACTAAAAGAAATTAATGCAATTGTGGTGACCGTTAGATCATTTTTTAGATCCCAAGACGTTTCCAGATCACATCTAAGTTTGCCTGATGGATATCAGTGTTGAAACAGCTCTCTAGTCCATTAGTTGTTAAGCGTTTTATTACTTCATGGTCAGATTCAAGATTTGCTTTGAAGTCCCCTCCTTCTTGATTCCAGGCTGAGTGAGAATGCTTCTGAACGACTTTATAGGCTTCTTCTCTACTCATGCCGCTTTCAACAAGAGCTAGGAGTACCCTTTGGCTAAAAACAACACCTCCATAGATATTCATATTCCGGAGCATGTTGGTTGGATAAACACCTAGCCCCTTAATCACCTCAGTCATTTCTCTAAGCATGAAATGGAGAGTAACAGAGGAGTCTGGGAACATCATTCGTTCGGTTGAACTATGACTGATGTCTCTTTCATGCCACAAAGCTATGTTCTCTAGAGCTGCAATGACATAGCTACGGAGAACTCTGGCCAATCCGCTTATTCGTTCACTACGAATTGGGTTGCGTTTATGAGGCATGGCTGAACTCCCTTTTTGACCTTTCGCAAAACTTTCTTCGACTTCAAGGACGTCAGTTCGCTGAAGGTTCCTAATTTCTGTAGCAAAGCGATCTAATGATGCCCCTATCAGTGCAATTGTTTGAATGTAATCCGCATGCCTGTCACGAGAAATTACCTGGGTACTTGCTACATCAGGTGTGAGACCAAGGCTTTCACAAGTTAGTTTTTCTACTTCTGGGTCGGTATTTGCATATGTTCCCATAGCACCACTTACTTGGCCTACAGCAATATCCTTTTCCAGTCGTATCAATCTTTCACTATTTCTATTGGTTTCTGCCAGCCAGCCAGCCAACTTAAAGCCAAAGGTGATCGGTTCGCCATGAATTGCATGTGAGCGCCCAATCATGACAGTTGTCTTATGCGCTTTAGCTAAGTTCCGTATTGCTTCCTCTAATTCTTTTGTTTCCTTTTGGAGAAGCTTTACTGAGGCCTTTAGTTGCAAGGCAAGCCCCGTATCTAATACGTCACTACTGGTCATCCCAACGTGGATGTACCTTCCAGCATCACCTACAGATTCATTGACGTTTGTAAGAAAAGCAATAACGTCATGCCTTACTTCTGCCTCGATCTCAAGAATTCGTTCTGGATCGAAAGTTGCTTTCTCACGTATTTGCCGCATCACATCCTCTGGAAGACGACCAAGTTGGCAATTGGCTTCGCAAGCTGCTATTTCGACATCTAACCAACTTTGATACTTGGCTTTGTCGGTCCAAATGTTGCCCATTTCGGGCAGTGTGTAACGTTCGATCAACGGATCGCAAATTTACTAGAAGTTATGAACTTAGGACCTAAAGCTCAAGCTGACTTAAGTCGGCAATGTTCAACTTCCCATTGAACGTGTCGACCCCAAGATTGTTGCCTAACCCAACAGCGGCCCCCTTTGCAATTGATTACTTGGAATGGAGGTAAATCATTAGGCTGATTTTCTAGTTTTGCAAAGCTCCCTGGGGCAAGGAGGTCAAGCACATTTGCCTTTTTTAGGGTTGGTAACAGATGCAGTCGATTGCATCTGTGATTGCGTTTTTTGGCTGACTTTGTGAATTGGTCAGACACTTCCTTTTCCGGTAGGTGGAAAGATTGTCTCGGGTTATTTGTCAAATTGAATAACTTCAGTGGTTTTTATTCGGTTTCCTGTCTGCTTTTATGACTAAATGCCCCGAAAACTCCGACTTGATCTGCACCTCCTGACGAAAGGCTTGGCTACTTCTCGTCAAAAGGCCCAACAATTAATCAGGGCTGGAAAAGTTCGTGATCATAGTGGGAAATTACTAGATAAGCCTGGACAACAAGTTTCTGCTGATCTTGAGCTTCTTATTAAAGAATCCCCCAGATTTGTATCCAGAGGTGGTGAGAAGTTGACTCAAGCTTTTAAGTCGTTTTCATTGACAGTAGATCGGAAAGTTTGTCTGGATGGAGGCATTTCCACCGGTGGTTTTACAGACTGCCTTTTGCAAAATGGTGCTGCTCGGGTTTATGGCATTGATGTTGGTTATGGGCAAGTTGCTTGGCGCCTTCGCACAGATCAAAGAGTTGTATTGAAGGAGCGCACTAATCTTCGAACACTTACTCATGAGGAACTGTATGGACCCAATGATCCATGGCCAAGCTTTGCTGTAGCTGATTTGTCGTTCATTTCATTAAAGATCGTTTTGCCTGCTATTAGATCTTTGCTTCAGCCAGACAATGCAGAAGCAGTGGTTTTAGTTAAGCCACAGTTTGAGGTTGGCCGTGAACGAGTTGGTAAAGGCGGGGTAGTACGCAATCCTGCTGCACATGTTGATGCATTGCATTCGGTTATAAGAAGCGCTGGTGAACTGCGATGGGAGCCAAAAGGCATTGTTGCTTCACCAATTACGGGACCTGCTGGTAATCATGAATATCTGTTGTGGTTAGGTATTAGTGAAGGCCGGAAGTTGCCAAATATTGAGAGTCTTGTCAAAAACACTTTGCTTTCAAACTAAAGAGCTGTTTCATCTTTATCTCCTGTGCGAATCCGTAGCACTGAGTCCACTGCAGAGATGAAAATCTTGCCATCTCCAATCTCTCCGGTTTTCGCAGCTTCAGCAATTGCTTTTAAAACAGCGTCAACACTTGCATCATCAACAACTACCTCAACCTTGAGTTTTTGAAGGAACTCAACTGTGAATTCTGAGCCTCTATAGCGTTCTACTTGGCCTTTTTGGCGCCCAAAACCACGTACTTCAGTAACTGTCATTCCAACTATGCCTGCTTTGACCAGAGCAAGCTTTACATCTTCAAGTTTGAATGGGCGGATAATAGCTTCAACTTTTTTCATGATTTTCAATAGCTAATTTGAGAGATAAATTACCTTTCTTAGAATTTACGTGTGATTGATAGTGAAGGAACATGATTAATTCTTAAACCTGCTTCTTCTGCATCAGATGAAAGGGCTTTGGCATCTTCTGTAGTCAGCCGAACTTTTTTTGAGGATAGTGCTTCCCAATGCTCATCTTCAAAATGGGTTTGCAACCAGAGCATGCCATGCACGCTTTCAGGACGAAGCTGAGTTCCTTCTTCGGTGTCGATCAGCCAAATATCCATATAAAAGGAGCTCACTGCCTACTATTAGGGGGGGTAAGGCGAGACTAAATTGTGCTTGTTGCTACGGATTGCGCGTTTGATATCCAATTAGTAATACTTCTGACTTCTTAAAAAAGCTTCTTTCACATAATTTCTATGGGGGCAAGTAAGTGACATCTTTATATTGAAGGAACCTCTCTAATTCCTTCAATAATTTAAAAACGCTTTGTCAATTCTTTATTAAAGGAGATTTTCAGGTGATTCCCCTTGATTCAAAAAACATAACTCCACTTTATGGCGAACGAGCTATCGCTCAGGGTGAGTTGATTTGTTTTGATAATCCAAATGAAGGCCGCCCTTATGAAATTTCCATAGAGTTACCGGAATTTACATGCCTATGCCCTTTTTCTGGATATCCAGATTTCGCTGTATTGCGATTGCTTTATCAACCAGATAAAAAGGTTTTGGAATTAAAAGCTATCAAGCTGTATATAAATAGCTATCGCGATCGCAAGATTTCTCATGAACAGGTCGCTAATGAGATCCTGGATGATTTAGTCAAAGTATGCAATCCCTCTTGGATGCAGCTAGAAGCAGATTTCAACCCTCGTGGAAATGTTCACATGGTGGTTCGTGTTAAGCACGGCGAAAGGCAGCCTCATTAAGTTCATTGTTTGAGATGGTGGCCAAAAGCTCTGGCATTTCATTCGCTAGCCCTGATAAGTTTCGATTGCTTAACCCTCCAACGTGTATATATTCGTTTTCTGGTTCTGAAACTGCCCATAATTGTCGTGTTGAAAGAATACTTAGAAAACCACCAAGTAAGGTGATTGCAAAACCTGTATATACAACTGGCACTCCTGGATCACGTTTCAATAAAAGTCCTGTTGCGGGTATGACATCCACTACACGGAGAGGGACCCCCTTTATCTCTTGTGCATCTCCTCCAGGTCTTAGACCAGCAATGAGTTGCCCCCCTTCGTCAAATACTTGTACAGGCCCTGCTTCGCTTGAAACACTCATCAAGATTGGCTCTTTCCCATTCTGATTAGTTGGAATAACCAATCCCCAAACTTGTTCTCCTAGTTGAGGAAACTCTTGTAAAGGTAGTTGCAGTTTTGGACTTTTACCCAGTTGTAGTGTGATTGCTGCAAGGGACCAATCGGCTTGATAAACCGTCATTCCTTTTATACGCAGCGGGTGATTTACACTTACTTCTCTTATCTCTCCATCCTCCTCCCTTTGATCGGTTAGTTCGAGAGTAGAACGAAACTGCTCTACTCTTCCAGCGGGATCACGTTCAATTTTGAAAGTATTCAGGGTTAGTGTTAATTGATTAACTCCTTCGCGATTAAGTAGCTGAAAAGATCTACCAGGAGCGAGAAACTTTTCAACGCGTTGTCCTTTTACAGCGCCCCATGACGCTCCAAACAAGATCAATATCAGTCCTAGATGAATCAGTGGGGGGCCAATGCGGCCTAGAGCTCCTTTTCTGGCAGCAAGTCTTCCTGATTTTTGCTTGACTTGCCATCCTTTTTTTTGAAGGTGTACAGCAAGTTGATTTAACCCTTGTGATGATTGAGCAGTTGGAATTGTTTCAGCAATTGCCAGCTTGCTTAATTGTTGAGGATCTTTGTAGTCGATCCAATTAAGAGCGGCCTGAACCATTGGCCATTGCCTTCGCCAACTGCAAATCATTAGTGATAGTCCAAGCCAGCCAAGTAGAGCTAAAAACCAATTACTGGAATAAACCTGATTGAACTGCAGTCTGATTAGAGTCTTTCCATTAATG comes from Prochlorococcus sp. MIT 1307 and encodes:
- a CDS encoding methyltransferase domain-containing protein; the encoded protein is MTSNWPKIILNNFGEAAPHYNAEAELQSTFAWRLAKECSKESIPQGIWVDLGAGTGLLAEALEALNPNKSVIRVDGSPQMLAQNRSTSQTQLCDLNIGLPTWPHKPALLASNFALHWLNQPANRIAEWFTALTPGGWLAIALPVHGSFEEWHVASRNSGVRCTALHLPSTEALLQGLSMKNVRYQELQSFTQTASKVSSLLKPMINIGAHSTPKLGLSVGDWRRLQRSWPYCTENGAVRLTWLIQLLLVQR
- a CDS encoding alpha/beta hydrolase, with the translated sequence MKQVIAMHGWSGDSNTWQLWIDQFQKTKWIWQSAERGYGTIPPCSPDWQESSDPASQRRVVIAHSLGLHLIKSQVLSKATDIVLLGSFSRFMPTGIERRYLNAALQSMKKHIGTTKEKTMLNNFLRKACEPEKMCEYPPGPIDKGLSLEGRKQLKADLELLIQTHELPTSLSPQARVLVVQGAEDAIVVPSSRNLLIEDLKKHLDTGPTHWLIPGASHLLLIPGLINRVENWLNTSP
- a CDS encoding 8-amino-7-oxononanoate synthase, with protein sequence MEIIPLARRRKLRTWSHGKGPSELKVHRRSGKAISLLDLASNDYLGLSRHPDVIEAARTSIDADGVGAGASPLVTGHRPIHQELEEALADWLSQESVLLFPSGFQANLAAVIAITDRHTTVLADRLIHHSLLLGVKASGAKLKRFAHNDLNDLEKHLKICRNHQTNKSPLVLTESLFSMEGTSPAIKEIAELCDKYGAQLIVDEAHSLGTMGIQGKGLCYELAVQTTILSGTFGKAFGSGGAFLAGSKKLKEQLLQTSGAFKYSTALAPPLAAAALASLKLIKKNPTWGEKLQQRAEKWRSRLSIEGWSRPLGNGPILPLIIGSDEKTLFYQHQLEKSGLLSVAIRPPTVPERTSRLRIALRQNLPKGTLKRLINALKAQ
- a CDS encoding DEAD/DEAH box helicase, coding for MIFPFALDAFQIEAIDALSQGHSVVVSAPTGSGKTLVGEYAIYRAIAHRQKVFYTTPLKALSNQKLRDFRKQFGPENVGLMTGDLSVNREASIVVMTTEIFRNMLYAEVDEQEDPLAEVEAVVLDECHYMNDSQRGTVWEESIIHCPSSVQIVALSATIANACQLTDWIQQVHGPTHLVSSKFRPVPLLYNFCSAKGLHPLLNDAGNGLHPNCKVWRAPKGYKRKGRPSKPPQPESPPASFVVSQMADRDMLPAIYFIFSRRGCDKAVKDLGSLCLVTPKEQSLIQNRLFEYTATNSEAVRSGIHSDALLRGIAAHHAGVLPAWKELIESLFQDGLVKVVFATETLAAGINMPARSTVISTLSKRTERGHRSLMGSEFLQMAGRAGRRGLDSQGYVVTVQSRFEGVREAGQLATSSAEPLVSQFTPSYGMVLNLLQRYELDKAKQLVERSFGRYLASLDLVEEEDLLEQLRHQLGTLQGVAGDVSWEDFEDYEKRRGRLKEERRLLRILQQQAAETLANELTMALQFASVGTLVSLKAPQLHGRITPAVIFDKLDGPGQFPLLLCLTDQNIWLLVPCQAVVSLHAELSCMVLTGINEPSIKKIGELRHGDEQSKALALAIAHIATRHEMRTPQYDLAGEVLAQAKLVKTLEEDLEKQPVHQWGDRKKLKKHRRRMEELELEIRERQQLLHHRANSHWETFLALIEILRHFGCLDDLLPTEIGRTVASLRGDNELWLGLALISGHLDDLDPPVLAAVIEAISTEVNRPDLWSGFTNSPIADEVLNDLLGIRRELSLAQNRSKVVVPIWWELELMGLVEAWARGTSWAELISNTSLDEGDVVRIMRRTIDLLSQVPYCEAISERLRSNARLAFQAINRFPVCEAEDILKTSSIQEQRLNPATERVSGVEKK
- the fumC gene encoding class II fumarate hydratase, with the translated sequence MSKQLRIEQDSMGAIEVPAEALWGAQTQRSLLNFSISDDRMPMEMIYALATIKKAAATVNHRLGVLDTKKRDLIIQASNEIAKGLHDDQFPLRVWQTGSGTQTNMNVNEVISNIASQSIGEPLGSHRPIHPNDHVNQSQSTNDTFPAAIHIATVEGITKKLLPQLANLTKVLGQKSLEWKGIIKIGRTHLQDAVPITLGQEVSAWQEQLSTAYSRIEAALKELYSLPLGGTAVGTGLNAPPQFDLEIVAEISDLTGLPFNPASNKFALMASHDGLVNTMSQLKLLAVTLLKIVNDIRLLSCGPRAGIAELNLPANEPGSSIMPGKINPTQCEAMSMICTQVIGLDVAVAMAGSGGHLQMNAYKPLIAFNLLHSIEMLHDSSKSCRSAMIEGMQPNYSKIQEDLDQSLMLVTALTPAIGYKKASEIAQYAHQKRISLRDAAIKLDYINEVDFDRLVDPTSMIFPHV
- the purB gene encoding adenylosuccinate lyase; amino-acid sequence: MIERYTLPEMGNIWTDKAKYQSWLDVEIAACEANCQLGRLPEDVMRQIREKATFDPERILEIEAEVRHDVIAFLTNVNESVGDAGRYIHVGMTSSDVLDTGLALQLKASVKLLQKETKELEEAIRNLAKAHKTTVMIGRSHAIHGEPITFGFKLAGWLAETNRNSERLIRLEKDIAVGQVSGAMGTYANTDPEVEKLTCESLGLTPDVASTQVISRDRHADYIQTIALIGASLDRFATEIRNLQRTDVLEVEESFAKGQKGSSAMPHKRNPIRSERISGLARVLRSYVIAALENIALWHERDISHSSTERMMFPDSSVTLHFMLREMTEVIKGLGVYPTNMLRNMNIYGGVVFSQRVLLALVESGMSREEAYKVVQKHSHSAWNQEGGDFKANLESDHEVIKRLTTNGLESCFNTDIHQANLDVIWKRLGI
- a CDS encoding TlyA family RNA methyltransferase; this encodes MPRKLRLDLHLLTKGLATSRQKAQQLIRAGKVRDHSGKLLDKPGQQVSADLELLIKESPRFVSRGGEKLTQAFKSFSLTVDRKVCLDGGISTGGFTDCLLQNGAARVYGIDVGYGQVAWRLRTDQRVVLKERTNLRTLTHEELYGPNDPWPSFAVADLSFISLKIVLPAIRSLLQPDNAEAVVLVKPQFEVGRERVGKGGVVRNPAAHVDALHSVIRSAGELRWEPKGIVASPITGPAGNHEYLLWLGISEGRKLPNIESLVKNTLLSN
- a CDS encoding P-II family nitrogen regulator encodes the protein MKKVEAIIRPFKLEDVKLALVKAGIVGMTVTEVRGFGRQKGQVERYRGSEFTVEFLQKLKVEVVVDDASVDAVLKAIAEAAKTGEIGDGKIFISAVDSVLRIRTGDKDETAL
- the queF gene encoding preQ(1) synthase, whose translation is MIPLDSKNITPLYGERAIAQGELICFDNPNEGRPYEISIELPEFTCLCPFSGYPDFAVLRLLYQPDKKVLELKAIKLYINSYRDRKISHEQVANEILDDLVKVCNPSWMQLEADFNPRGNVHMVVRVKHGERQPH
- a CDS encoding cytochrome c biogenesis protein ResB produces the protein MQVLRKIIAWASSLKVAIFLLLVIALASAIGTAIPQEEPIGNYLEVYGKHPWLGFINGKTLIRLQFNQVYSSNWFLALLGWLGLSLMICSWRRQWPMVQAALNWIDYKDPQQLSKLAIAETIPTAQSSQGLNQLAVHLQKKGWQVKQKSGRLAARKGALGRIGPPLIHLGLILILFGASWGAVKGQRVEKFLAPGRSFQLLNREGVNQLTLTLNTFKIERDPAGRVEQFRSTLELTDQREEDGEIREVSVNHPLRIKGMTVYQADWSLAAITLQLGKSPKLQLPLQEFPQLGEQVWGLVIPTNQNGKEPILMSVSSEAGPVQVFDEGGQLIAGLRPGGDAQEIKGVPLRVVDVIPATGLLLKRDPGVPVVYTGFAITLLGGFLSILSTRQLWAVSEPENEYIHVGGLSNRNLSGLANEMPELLATISNNELNEAAFRRA